One Castanea sativa cultivar Marrone di Chiusa Pesio chromosome 4, ASM4071231v1 DNA window includes the following coding sequences:
- the LOC142632260 gene encoding B-box zinc finger protein 24-like, translated as MKIQCDVCEKAPATIICCADEAALCAKCDVEVHAANKLASKHQRLLLQCHSNKLPRCDICQDKAAFIFCVEDRALFCQDCDEPIHSAGSLSANHQRFLATGIRVALSSGCNKENEKSSLEPPNENKQQVSLKTPTQQASSFSSQWALDEFLHFSDPESSDKKEPLELGELEWIADMGLFADQFPQEALAAAEVPQLPMSQPSNYTSYRPVKSNMPYKKPRIEFPEDDDEHFTVPDLG; from the exons ATGAAAATTCAGTGTGATGTGTGTGAGAAAGCCCCAGCAACAATTATTTGTTGTGCAGACGAGGCAGCACTGTGCGCAAAATGTGACGTTGAAGTTCATGCAGCGAACAAGCTTGCAAGCAAGCACCAGAGGCTTCTTCTTCAGTGCCACTCCAACAAGCTCCCTAGATGTGACATCTGCCAG GATAAGGCTGCTTTCATTTTCTGTGTCGAAGACAGAGCCCTCTTTTGTCAGGATTGCGATGAACCAATTCATTCAGCTGGTAGCCTTTCAGCAAACCATCAGCGATTCCTGGCCACTGGAATCCGTGTTGCTTTGAGCTCCGGTTGTAATAAGGAAAATGAGAAAAGTAGCTTGGAGCCTCCCAATGAGAACAAGCAACAGGTTTCCTTGAAAACGCCCACACAACAAGCTTCTAGCTTTTCATCTCAGTGGGCTCTTGATGAATTCCTACATTTTTCTGATCCTGAATCCTCTGACAag AAAGAGCCACTTGAACTAGGAGAGCTTGAATGGATAGCAGACATGGGACTTTTTGCTGACCAATTTCCTCAGGAGGCCTTAGCAGCAGCGGAAGTTCCTCAGCTTCCAATGTCACAGCCAAGCAATTATACCTCATACAGACCTGTCAAATCCAACATGCCTTACAAGAAGCCAAGAATCGAATTCCCagaggatgatgatgagcaCTTCACTGTTCCTGATCTTGGGTAG
- the LOC142631894 gene encoding uncharacterized protein LOC142631894: MARWDEILSLPVQNPPTLEFSAADLVWSRVEGWRDKIDRVALIPFARVNDFVKGESENKDCPSRFHVEARRRRRPEMTCKPKVDGILEYILYWCSFGPDDHRKGGIVRPSRTTYVPKKKNAGRPNTKRGCTCHFIVKRLIAEPSVALIIYTEDKHVDKKGLPCHGPQDTKAAGTRAMFAPYISEDLRLRVLSLLHVGVSVETIMQRHSESVVRQGGPSNRDDQLSHRYVRRQERSIRRSTYELDADDAVSIGMWVASHQNHVFFYEDFSDSEPFTLGIQTEWQLQQMIQFGNCSLLASDSRFGTNKLKYPIHSLVVFNSDNKAIPVAWIIAPRFASSDVHRWMRALYNRVRTKDPTWKLAGFIVDDPLVDVLTIRDVFECSVLICFWRVRHAWHKNLVKKCLETKMQVEISRRLEQAVDNICRGQGTVNLFEDLLEDFIDESDFMDYFKAIWYPRIGAWTAALKSLPLASQETCAAMEFYHSQMKLRLLNEKDPGVYQRADWLVDKLGTKVHSYFWLDEYSGKDDFARYWKDEWRSGLTSWRKALKIPDSDVIIQGGCAKVADQLVKDKVCVVWNPGSQFGICNCTWAEMGNMCEHMFKVINLCRKRGSTMPSISIFQYHKALIDMLHCQPHDSLIRDHAISLAVSVQKQLNVLVDLDSSQTALDPIQSQTVDNIEQETVEMVLTNQDTELVNESNCMNEDVSAHDENCGDVNDAPHIISGDVCDELNDLASSGNRISGETVGEEIRCPEMDVEPSSICISPPGLYSVDEVVASNVFSENGDRGLDNTRSKHLPSKVDSSDVNGFQDKDCDENMMDVEPLSIDFPPSTREFLEQCTVTHQDGLANNDLEPTVSNTPDSETKTSSAISLPVESQVVDMIKISGVIKENEGMELKSGNDSMDENLLSADNGVQDDGVHDNISDDSGNGHDAKAVDSMMTE, from the exons ATGGCCAGGTGGGATGAGATTTTATCCCTTCCTGTACAGAATCCTCCAACCTTGGAATTTTCTGCTGCTGACCTCGTGTGGTCAAGGGTGGAAGGTTGGCGTGACAAAATCGATAGAGTTGCTCTAATCCCCTTTGCTAGAGTGAATGATTTTGTAAAGGGTGAATCAGAAAATAAAGACTGTCCATCAAGATTTCATGTTGAAGCAAGGCGACGACGACGTCCAGAGATGACGTGCAAGCCAAAGGTTGATGGCATTCTTGAATATATTCT GTATTGGTGTTCCTTTGGTCCTGATGACCACCGTAAGGGTGGCATTGTACGACCCAGTAGGACAACTTATGtcccaaagaagaaaaatgctGGTCGACCAAATACTAAGAGAGGGTGCACGTGCCACTTTATCGTGAAACGCTTGATTGCTGAACCGTCAGTAGCACTAATCATATATACTGAAGATAAACATGTAGATAAGAAGGGGTTGCCATGCCATGGTCCACAGGATACTAAGGCTGCTGGAACGCGTGCTATGTTTGCTCCATACATATCAGAGGATCTCCGTCTGCGGGTCTTATCTCTACTACATGTTGGGGTTTCTGTGGAGACAATAATGCAAAGACACAGTGAATCGGTAGTAAGACAAGGTGGGCCAAGTAACCGTGATGACCAGTTAAGCCACCGGTATGTTCGAAGACAGGAGAGGAGCATCCGACGTTCTACATATGAACTTGATGCAGATGATGCAGTCAGCATCGGCATGTGGGTTGCAAGCCATCAGaatcatgttttcttttatgAAGATTTCTCTGATTCAGAGCCTTTCACTTTGGGAATTCAAACAGAGTGGCAGTTACAGCAAATGATTCAGTTTGGCAATTGCAGCCTTCTGGCTTCTGATTCAAGGTTTGGAACAAACAAATTGAAG TATCCGATTCACAGCCTTGTTGTATTCAACTCGGACAACAAGGCAATCCCTGTAGCTTGGATTATAGCACCCAGGTTTGCAAGTTCAGATGTGCATAGATGGATGAGGGCTCTTTACAATAGAGTTCGCACAAAAGATCCTACTTGGAAATTGGCTGGGTTCATTGTGGATGATCCTCTAGTTGATGTCCTTACAATCAG GGATGTGTTTGAGTGCTCTGTACTGATATGCTTCTGGCGGGTCCGTCATGCGTGGCATAAAAACTTAGTAAAGAAATGTTTGGAAACTAAGATGCAAGTCGAGATATCAAGACGGCTTGAGCAGGCAGTGGATAACATCTGCCGAGGACAAGGAACCGTTAATTTGTTTGAGGATTTATTGGAAGATTTTATTGATGAGTCAGATTTTATGGATTACTTTAAGGCGATATGGTATCCTAGAATAG GAGCATGGACTGCGGCACTAAAATCTCTTCCACTTGCGAGCCAGGAGACATGTGCAGCAATGGAGTTTTATCACAGCCAGATGAAGCTTAGGTTGTTGAATGAGAAGGACCCTGGTGTTTATCAACGTGCTGATTGGTTGGTTGATAAGTTGGGTACAAAAGTGCATTCTTACTTCTGGCTTGATGAGTACTCGGGGAAGGATGATTTTGCACGATATTGGAAAGATGAGTGGAGGAGTGGTTTAACATCTTGGCGCAAAGCATTGAAGATTCCAGACTCTGATGTTATCATACAAGGTGGATGTGCAAAAGTTGCCGACCAGCTTGTTAAGGATAAAGTATGTGTTGTCTGGAATCCTGGTTCACAGTTTGGTATTTGCAATTGCACTTGGGCAGAAATGGGCAATATGTGTGAGCATATGTTCAAAGTTATTAATCTTTGCCGTAAACGAGGATCTACTATGCCATCTATCAGCATATTCCAGTACCACAAGGCATTGATTGACATGCTACACTGCCAACCCCATGATTCTTTGATTCGTGATCATGCTATTTCTTTAGCAGTTAGTGTACAAAAGCAGTTGAATGTACTTGTTGATTTAGATAGCAGTCAGACTGCTTTAGATCCCATTCAGAGTCAAACTGTAGATAACATCGAGCAAGAAACTGTTGAGATGGTTCTTACTAACCAAGATACAGAATTAGTAAATGAAAGTAACTGCATGAATGAGGATGTATCAGCTCATGATGAGAATTGTGGGGATGTAAATGATGCTCCTCACATTATTAGCGGTGATGTGTGTGATGAACTGAATGATTTGGCTTCTAGTGGAAATCGCATCTCTGGTGAGACTGTTGGAGAAGAAATTCGTTGTCCCGAGATGGATGTTGAGCCATCATCCATCTGTATTTCCCCACCTGGACTATATTCTGTTGATGAGGTTGTTGCAAGCAATGTCTTTTCCGAGAATGGAGACAGAGGTTTGGACAATACAAGAAGTAAGCATCTCCCGTCCAAAGTTGATTCCAGTGATGTAAATGGGTTTCAAGATAAAGATTGCGATGAAAATATGATGGATGTGGAGCCACTATCCATTGATTTTCCTCCGTCAACTAGGGAGTTTCTGGAGCAATGCACAGTGACCCATCAAGATGGTCTTGCAAATAATGATCTTGAGCCTACAGTTTCCAATACTCCTGATTCTGAAACCAAGACCTCCTCAGCTATATCCTTGCCCGTTGAGTCACAAGTTGTTGATATGATTAAAATTTCTGGTGTCATCAAGGAGAATGAAGGAATGGAATTGAAAAGTGGGAATGACAGCATGGATGAGAACCTACTCTCTGCGGATAATGGTGTCCAAGATGATGGTGTTCATGATAACATTTCAGATGATTCTGGTAATGGTCATGATGCAAAGGCAGTTGACAGCATGATGACTGAATAG
- the LOC142632410 gene encoding uncharacterized protein LOC142632410, translating into MARLLPSLFSLSFHYVIVTTVFISIPRLTHSLTLDADIEVLRALKRSIDPSSISPTSYLNTWDFNLDPCQVMGGQFLGILCSNPLDNSSQRITALDLDGIGYDGFLTPSIGNLTELTILSLDKNKFRGPIPNISNLKKLARLSLADNYFTGVIPRAIPSLKNLEYIDLSGNRLWGSIPTTISGLRSLTYLSLSNNGFAGTIPDLIGLWQLQTLDLGTNQFRGNLPIFPMRLRSLSLSHNLLSGHISPVKRLTHLRRLDASDNRLSDTISKDILLLPRLVYLNVSLNRFTAIETVNFFGEETPLEVLDAENNHFHGNLPVNLVTIQNLSTLNLAHNLFSGPIPSEYGAKPGRPWRALYLDNNFLSGNLPPEFIHHAASITGSLANNCLRCPRDMPLCRGGQRSTSECGEQNNRGG; encoded by the coding sequence ATGGCTAGGCTATTGCCCTCTCTCTTCTCCCTTAGTTTCCATTATGTTATTGTCACCACAGTTTTCATTTCTATTCCAAGGCTTACCCATTCATTAACACTAGATGCTGATATTGAAGTACTTCGTGCCTTGAAGCGTAGCATTGATCCAAGCTCAATTTCTCCAACATCATACCTTAATACTTGGGATTTCAACTTGGATCCATGCCAAGTTATGGGAGGACAGTTTCTAGGAATTTTATGTAGTAATCCTCTAGACAATTCTTCTCAGAGAATCACGGCACTTGATCTCGATGGAATTGGATATGATGGGTTTTTGACACCATCAATCGGAAACCTAACTGAGCTCACCATCCTCAGTCTAGACAAGAACAAATTTCGAGGACCAATTCCAAATATCTCCAATCTTAAAAAGCTCGCCAGACTTTCACTGGCGGATAATTACTTCACAGGCGTCATTCCTAGAGCAATCCCTTCGCTTAAGAATCTTGAATATATAGACCTTTCAGGAAACAGGCTCTGGGGCTCCATTCCAACCACTATCTCTGGATTACGAAGCTTGACGTACCTGAGCTTGTCAAACAATGGATTCGCTGGAACAATCCCTGACCTCATAGGGTTATGGCAGCTGCAAACTTTAGATCTGGGTACCAACCAGTTCCGTGGAAATTTGCCAATTTTTCCTATGAGATTGAGATCACTATCCCTAAGCCATAATTTACTTTCAGGTCATATTTCTCCAGTTAAGAGGCTCACACACCTTAGGAGGCTAGATGCAAGTGACAACAGACTTTCAGATACCATCAGCAAGGATATCCTTTTACTGCCTAGGCTGGTTTACCTTAATGTTTCACTCAACCGCTTCACCGCAATAGAGACTGTCAACTTCTTTGGAGAAGAGACCCCGCTTGAGGTGCTTGATGCAGAAAATAACCACTTTCATGGTAATTTGCCTGTCAATTTGGTCACAATTCAGAATTTAAGCACACTTAATCTGGCACATAATCTGTTCTCTGGTCCAATACCAAGCGAATATGGAGCCAAACCAGGGCGACCATGGAGAGCTCTGTACTTGGATAACAACTTTCTGTCAGGAAATCTACCACCAGAATTCATCCATCACGCAGCAAGCATAACAGGTAGTCTTGCAAACAACTGCCTTAGGTGTCCAAGGGACATGCCTCTGTGTCGTGGAGGGCAAAGATCAACTTCAGAATGTGGTGAACAGAACAATCGTGGTGGGTAA
- the LOC142631532 gene encoding uncharacterized protein LOC142631532: MYNNVGTQPGVPRPPVNAANAPPNPFGNAFYGAGSGLIRGGLGAYGEKILGSSSEYVQSNISRYFSDPQYYFQVNDQYVRNKLKVVLFPFLHRGHWTRITEPVGGRLSYKPPIYDINAPDLYIPFMAFGTYVVLAGFSLGLNGKFSPEALNWLFIKGLLGWFMQVILLKLTLLSLGSGEAPLLDIVAYAGYAFTGMCLAVLGKIIWGYSYYFIMPCTCLCMGIFLVKTMKRVLFAEVRSYDSSKHHYLLLFIALAQFPLFTWLGNITVNWFL; the protein is encoded by the exons ATGTACAACAATGTGGGGACCCAGCCTGGGGTGCCAAGACCACCAGTAAATGCAGCAAATGCTCCGCCTAATCCATTTGGGAATGCATTTTATGGAGCTGGTTCTGGGCTTATCAGAGGTGGATTGGGTGCATATGGAGAGAAGATTTTAGGATCAAGCTCTGAATATGTGCAAAGCAAT ATAAGTAGGTACTTCTCGGATCCCCAATACTATTTCCAAGTGAATGACCAGTATGTGAGGAACAAATTGAAGGTTGTTCTGTTTCCATTCCTGCACAGG GGCCATTGGACCCGGATAACTGAGCCAGTAGGGGGCAGGCTGTCTTATAAGCCCCCAATTTATGATATAAATGCACCAGACCTCTACATTCCATTTATGGCATTTGGTACCTACGTTGTTCTTGCTGGCTTCTCATTGGGTCTTAATGGAAA GTTTAGCCCAGAAGCTCTGAACTGGTTGTTTATCAAGGGATTGCTTGGGTGGTTTATGCAAGTCATACTTCTGAAATTAACACTGCTGTCATTGGGTAGTGGGGAGGCACCCTTGCTGGACATTGTGGCTTACGCAGGGTATGCTTTCACAGGCATGTGTTTGGCTGTCCTTGGGAAGATTATCTGGGGATACTCTTACTATTTTATTATGCCTTGTACCTGCTTATGCATGGGAATCTTTTTGGTGAAGACAATGAAGAGAGTCCTCTTTGCAGAGGTGAGGAGTTATGATTCAAGCAAGCATCACTATCTCCTGCTCTTTATAGCTCTGGCTCAGTTCCCACTTTTCACATGGCTTGGCAACATTACTGTTAACTGGTTTCTATAA